Proteins encoded within one genomic window of Thermomicrobiales bacterium:
- a CDS encoding ABC transporter ATP-binding protein, translating to MTDTLDFRSLAERAANAERPQFGGGSQIICDNLVKIYKIADLEVVALQGLDLLVAPGELIAIVGASGSGKSTLLNILGGLDVPSAGRAIVAGYDLLNMDQQERTRYRRQVIGFVWQQTARNLLPYLNAQENVELPMILDGMPASLRRERALELLTLVGLADRADHRPDRLSGGEQQRVAIAVALANAPAVLLADEPTGELDTATSTQIFEVLRSAATQLGVTVVVVTHDPLVSTQVNRTIAIRDGRTSSETLRRIAVGDEGEHEIIAEEYAVLDRAGRLQLPRDYVDTLELERRVRLELEADHIGVWPDQPRTDPESGS from the coding sequence GCAATTCGGCGGTGGCTCGCAGATCATTTGCGACAACCTGGTCAAGATCTACAAGATCGCCGACCTCGAAGTTGTCGCGCTGCAGGGCCTCGACCTGCTCGTCGCGCCCGGTGAGCTGATCGCCATCGTTGGCGCGTCTGGCTCCGGCAAGTCGACCCTGCTCAACATCCTCGGCGGCCTCGATGTCCCGTCCGCCGGGCGTGCCATCGTCGCTGGCTACGACCTCCTGAACATGGACCAGCAGGAGCGCACCCGCTATCGACGCCAGGTCATCGGCTTCGTCTGGCAGCAGACCGCGCGCAATCTCCTCCCCTACCTCAATGCCCAGGAGAACGTCGAGCTGCCGATGATCCTCGACGGCATGCCCGCCAGCCTTCGCCGCGAGCGTGCACTGGAGCTGCTCACGCTCGTCGGCCTCGCCGATCGCGCCGATCACCGCCCCGACCGTCTCTCCGGCGGTGAACAGCAGCGTGTCGCGATCGCCGTCGCCCTCGCTAACGCGCCGGCCGTCCTGCTGGCCGACGAACCGACCGGCGAACTCGACACCGCCACCTCAACTCAGATCTTCGAGGTGCTGCGCTCAGCCGCAACCCAGCTCGGTGTCACCGTCGTCGTTGTGACCCACGATCCGCTCGTCTCAACCCAGGTCAATCGCACCATCGCGATCCGCGATGGTCGAACCAGTAGTGAGACGCTCCGCCGCATCGCCGTCGGAGACGAGGGCGAGCATGAGATCATCGCCGAGGAATATGCAGTCCTCGATCGCGCCGGTCGCCTGCAACTGCCACGTGATTATGTCGACACATTGGAGCTCGAACGGCGGGTCCGTCTTGAGCTGGAAGCCGATCACATCGGCGTCTGGCCGGATCAGCCGCGAACAGACCCGGAGAGTGGCTCGTGA